In Chloroflexota bacterium, a genomic segment contains:
- a CDS encoding SUMF1/EgtB/PvdO family nonheme iron enzyme → PKADQYALGVVAYELFTGQVPFGGDTPLAIYLKHVREEPRPPSALNPLVTPALEAVLLKALGKDPAERYANCHDFAAALREAVAATENEQFESLMVQAQQALKSHNPENARPLIKTALQIMPEDSAARALWEKLEGQERAQRAYDEAAAGLQSAVGQAKKLRAAESVPPDPDGLLDKLAPPAPPAWKTLLQRWQTGLILGAVVFVMGVLGTLIWSSYASSNVGTGHQNTLVALRYGTPTFTLTFTPTPTPTYTPTFTLTPSLTPTPTDTPTPTLTFTPTLTPTPLAGAIQISPKDGMVMVYVPAGEFEIGSEDGNNDEEPVHAVYLDSYWMDQTEVTYEQYQQFVQTESYDGDSGCGSGNHPVACVDWYGAQAYCEWAGRRLPTEAEWEKAARGGLEGMKYPWGNENPVCNSGAENGAKFDDNAGCNDTGTEPVMSYAANGYGLYDMAGNVWEWVSDRYAGDYYENSPDNNPTGPDSGNYRVLRGGSWNDNGRNVRSASRDRNVPSVTWGSNGFRCARSQ, encoded by the coding sequence CGCCCAAAGCCGATCAATATGCCCTGGGCGTGGTGGCCTACGAACTCTTCACCGGACAGGTGCCTTTTGGCGGCGATACCCCGCTGGCGATTTATCTCAAACACGTGCGTGAAGAACCGCGGCCGCCCAGCGCCTTAAACCCTTTAGTGACGCCCGCGCTTGAAGCCGTTTTGCTCAAGGCGCTGGGCAAAGACCCTGCCGAACGCTACGCCAACTGCCACGATTTTGCCGCCGCCCTGCGTGAAGCCGTTGCCGCCACCGAAAACGAGCAATTTGAATCCCTGATGGTGCAGGCGCAGCAAGCCTTGAAGAGCCACAACCCCGAAAACGCCCGCCCGCTGATCAAGACCGCCCTGCAAATTATGCCGGAAGATAGCGCCGCCCGCGCCCTGTGGGAAAAACTCGAAGGCCAGGAGCGCGCTCAACGAGCGTATGACGAAGCCGCCGCCGGGCTGCAAAGCGCCGTGGGGCAGGCTAAAAAATTGCGCGCTGCTGAGAGCGTACCACCCGACCCCGACGGCCTGCTCGATAAACTGGCCCCGCCTGCACCCCCGGCCTGGAAAACATTGCTGCAGCGCTGGCAAACGGGGTTGATCTTGGGTGCAGTAGTATTTGTGATGGGCGTATTGGGTACACTTATTTGGAGTAGTTATGCCAGCAGCAACGTTGGAACCGGGCATCAAAACACCCTGGTGGCCCTGCGCTATGGCACGCCGACATTTACACTTACGTTTACTCCTACGCCTACACCGACCTATACCCCCACGTTTACGCTGACCCCCTCTCTGACTCCCACACCAACTGATACGCCTACTCCCACACTTACCTTCACCCCCACCCTGACCCCAACGCCGCTGGCGGGTGCAATCCAGATTTCGCCCAAAGATGGCATGGTCATGGTGTATGTCCCGGCGGGTGAGTTTGAGATAGGCAGTGAAGATGGCAATAACGATGAAGAGCCAGTGCATGCCGTTTATCTGGATTCATACTGGATGGACCAGACAGAAGTCACCTACGAACAATACCAGCAATTTGTGCAAACTGAGAGTTATGACGGGGATAGTGGATGCGGAAGTGGAAACCACCCGGTAGCTTGTGTAGATTGGTATGGTGCTCAAGCCTACTGCGAATGGGCCGGACGCCGCCTGCCCACCGAAGCCGAGTGGGAGAAAGCGGCCCGCGGTGGTTTAGAAGGAATGAAATACCCTTGGGGAAATGAAAACCCGGTATGTAATTCTGGCGCAGAGAACGGCGCTAAATTTGATGATAATGCGGGTTGTAACGATACGGGTACAGAACCGGTGATGAGTTATGCTGCCAATGGCTATGGGTTGTATGATATGGCCGGAAACGTGTGGGAATGGGTATCCGATCGGTACGCCGGAGATTATTATGAGAACTCGCCCGACAATAACCCAACTGGCCCGGATTCGGGCAATTATCGTGTTCTGCGCGGCGGCTCCTGGAACGATAATGGTAGGAACGTCCGCTCCGCCAGTCGGGACAGGAATGTTCCGTCCGTTACCTG